One genomic region from Evansella sp. LMS18 encodes:
- a CDS encoding CapA family protein, with amino-acid sequence MSHRFTFQEHLLRWSKMHKKQLTLHTSVLAAVTGIILIASNFFAFTSPPEVIENEDSILTATFVGDMMFGRYVEEVIDRKGYDYLFEYTDPYFAVSDFATGNFKHPLLIEDRPPNPDQAFVFSTTTDTVDALKQRNFRSLSIANNNIYDHGQLAFRDTVNYFNDQEDIAVTGHMTDHEDLENAAIYDHNGLTIATLGVTDVLAKNSAVTSYRPGVIPLEPPHYIINSIVNASKISDLVIVHVHWGEAYDSHISSRQRDLAKAMSHAGADIIIGHYPHVLAPIEVYNDTVIFYSLGNFIFDQGWSRTKQTALAQYNLLEDGTAEIELVPYVIREGQPRPVGDRSPRASVIQKMLTKNLDPATFERNGAKITLKVNHERVIQANNEPPETVQKGGGSDVAS; translated from the coding sequence ATGAGTCATCGGTTTACGTTTCAGGAGCATTTGCTTCGCTGGTCAAAAATGCATAAAAAACAGCTCACTTTACATACGTCTGTATTGGCTGCTGTTACCGGCATTATCCTGATCGCTTCGAATTTCTTCGCTTTCACTTCCCCGCCGGAAGTCATCGAAAACGAGGATTCCATACTTACGGCAACATTCGTAGGCGATATGATGTTTGGCAGATATGTGGAGGAAGTGATCGACAGGAAAGGGTATGATTATTTGTTCGAATACACAGACCCTTATTTTGCTGTGTCCGACTTTGCCACCGGGAATTTCAAGCATCCCCTCCTGATCGAAGACCGGCCGCCGAACCCTGACCAGGCCTTTGTTTTTTCCACGACGACCGATACGGTGGATGCGCTGAAACAAAGGAATTTCCGCTCCCTGTCCATAGCCAACAACAACATCTACGACCACGGCCAGCTCGCCTTCCGGGACACGGTGAATTACTTCAATGACCAGGAGGATATCGCGGTTACCGGGCATATGACCGACCATGAGGACCTGGAGAACGCAGCGATCTACGACCATAACGGGCTCACGATTGCCACCCTTGGAGTGACGGACGTCCTGGCGAAAAATTCAGCCGTGACCTCCTACAGACCTGGGGTGATTCCTCTGGAGCCGCCTCACTACATAATCAATTCGATCGTCAATGCGAGCAAAATATCGGACCTTGTTATCGTGCATGTCCACTGGGGGGAAGCGTATGACTCCCATATCAGCAGCAGGCAGCGTGACCTGGCGAAAGCCATGTCACATGCGGGGGCAGACATCATTATCGGCCATTACCCGCACGTCCTGGCACCGATTGAAGTTTACAATGACACCGTCATTTTTTACAGCCTCGGCAACTTTATTTTTGACCAGGGCTGGAGCCGGACGAAGCAGACAGCTCTTGCTCAGTACAATCTGCTGGAGGACGGGACGGCGGAAATTGAGCTCGTCCCGTATGTCATCCGGGAGGGGCAGCCACGTCCGGTAGGCGACAGATCACCCCGGGCGAGCGTAATCCAAAAGATGCTCACGAAAAATCTCGATCCTGCCACCTTTGAACGGAACGGGGCAAAAATAACGCTGAAGGTAAATCACGAACGTGTCATCCAGGCAAATAATGAGCCGCCGGAGACTGTGCAGAAAGGCGGTGGCAGCGATGTGGCTTCGTAA
- the pgsC gene encoding poly-gamma-glutamate biosynthesis protein PgsC gives MFGSDLYITLVLGIVISLLYAEKAGVLPGGIIVPGYLALIFDQPFFIMSIFFISCLIYLLVIHVLTRFTILYGRRKFAAMLLTGVVLKLAFDYFYPIMPFEIYELRGIGVIVPGLIANSFQKQGVLITVTATMVLSGITFAIMTAYYFIF, from the coding sequence ATGTTCGGTTCAGATTTATACATAACACTAGTTCTGGGAATTGTCATAAGCCTGCTTTACGCGGAAAAAGCCGGAGTGCTGCCAGGAGGAATCATCGTTCCCGGATACCTCGCGCTCATCTTTGACCAGCCGTTTTTCATCATGTCCATCTTCTTCATCAGCTGTCTTATATACCTGCTCGTCATCCATGTGCTCACACGGTTTACGATTCTTTATGGACGGCGGAAGTTCGCGGCGATGCTCCTTACCGGGGTTGTTTTAAAACTTGCCTTTGATTACTTTTATCCAATTATGCCCTTTGAAATTTACGAACTCCGGGGGATCGGGGTAATTGTCCCCGGGCTGATTGCCAACTCGTTTCAGAAGCAGGGCGTGCTTATTACCGTTACAGCAACCATGGTGCTCAGCGGAATAACCTTCGCAATCATGACTGCTTATTACTTTATTTTTTAG
- the pgsB gene encoding poly-gamma-glutamate synthase PgsB encodes MTLIPIAAVFLFLAGFLERRWHQRNVEKIPIRININGVRGKSTVTRLVTGIVKEAGYRTVGKTTGTQARMIYWDSPEEKPILRDPEGPNIKEQKRIVRETANIKAEALVSECMAVNPDYQVIFQELLLQANIGVIVNVLEDHMDMLGPTLDDVAAAFVPTIPYNGHLILNNSDYVDYYREIAGQRNTEVIIADNSRISEDYLREFSYIIFPENASLALAVADAMGIDEATALQGMLNAHPDPGALRITPVKNEAGKESPFVNAFAANDAHSTLAIWERVQMLGYPAEHPIVIMNCREDRVDRTEQFARDVLPKMGIGTLVLIGEVTSPIVEAFEAGKIEAERLENLEGVRPAEVAGVLRNHVNGNVMIGIGNIHGAAEEVLEHFEKQ; translated from the coding sequence ATGACCTTAATTCCAATCGCAGCTGTCTTTCTCTTCCTGGCAGGGTTCCTTGAGAGACGCTGGCATCAGAGAAATGTTGAAAAAATTCCAATCCGGATTAATATAAACGGCGTTCGCGGAAAATCCACGGTTACCCGCCTTGTCACCGGCATTGTCAAAGAGGCCGGTTACCGGACTGTCGGGAAGACGACGGGTACACAGGCACGGATGATTTACTGGGACAGCCCTGAGGAAAAGCCCATTCTCCGTGATCCGGAAGGCCCTAACATTAAGGAACAGAAGCGGATTGTAAGAGAAACGGCCAACATAAAGGCGGAAGCGCTAGTGAGCGAATGTATGGCAGTGAATCCAGATTATCAGGTGATTTTTCAGGAGCTGCTTCTCCAGGCGAACATCGGCGTCATCGTAAATGTGCTCGAGGACCATATGGACATGCTCGGCCCCACACTCGATGATGTGGCTGCCGCCTTCGTGCCCACGATTCCTTACAACGGCCACCTGATTTTGAACAACTCCGACTACGTGGATTATTACAGGGAAATTGCCGGACAGCGAAACACGGAAGTGATCATCGCTGACAACAGCCGGATTTCCGAAGACTATTTGCGGGAGTTTTCCTACATTATTTTTCCGGAAAACGCCTCCCTTGCCCTTGCGGTTGCCGATGCCATGGGTATCGATGAAGCCACCGCTCTGCAAGGGATGCTGAACGCCCATCCGGATCCAGGGGCATTGAGGATTACTCCTGTGAAAAATGAGGCCGGAAAAGAATCACCATTTGTGAATGCCTTTGCAGCGAATGACGCCCATTCCACGCTGGCGATCTGGGAGCGGGTGCAGATGCTCGGCTATCCGGCGGAACATCCGATCGTTATCATGAACTGCCGGGAGGATAGGGTGGACCGGACCGAACAGTTTGCAAGAGACGTACTGCCGAAAATGGGAATCGGCACCCTTGTTTTGATAGGGGAGGTTACGAGCCCGATTGTGGAAGCTTTTGAGGCGGGAAAAATTGAAGCGGAACGGCTGGAAAATCTTGAGGGAGTCCGGCCAGCTGAGGTTGCAGGAGTACTGCGGAATCATGTGAACGGTAATGTAATGATAGGTATCGGCAACATCCATGGAGCAGCCGAAGAAGTACTCGAGCACTTTGAAAAACAGTGA
- a CDS encoding peptidoglycan-binding protein, which produces MKKMVMSLVLAGTLFAAPTLADAALGDQTLRQGMSHNDVVELQDALKDTGHFRTSVNSTGFFGTITVQAVRDFQRANGLTVDGIVGPQTFRALGVNGGSSSSSSSSSSSASSSSSSSSVSINFSRTLRQGVRGNDVVALQDALKQTGHFRSSVNSTGFYGTITVQAVRDFQRDNGLTVDGIAGPQTFGALNGSSSSSATQTSTRTTQTASASTSSSTSGQVSSILSTARSLIGTPYTWGGSTPRAFDCSGFVQYSFAQHGVSLPRTSSQMWSATTRVSNPQAGDLVFFNTSGSGVSHVGIYIGNNQFIHSGASTGVTIASMSNSYWAPRYLGAGRVN; this is translated from the coding sequence ATGAAAAAGATGGTTATGAGTTTAGTTTTAGCGGGGACGTTATTTGCAGCACCAACATTGGCAGACGCGGCATTAGGAGATCAGACATTGCGCCAGGGCATGAGCCACAATGACGTTGTGGAATTACAGGACGCACTTAAAGACACTGGCCACTTCAGAACCAGCGTTAATTCAACAGGATTTTTCGGAACAATTACTGTTCAGGCTGTTCGTGATTTCCAAAGAGCTAATGGTCTTACAGTTGACGGAATCGTTGGGCCACAAACATTCAGAGCACTTGGAGTGAACGGTGGATCTTCTTCAAGTTCATCATCTTCATCCAGCTCTGCAAGCAGCAGCTCTTCTTCATCATCAGTTTCAATCAATTTTTCACGCACATTGAGACAGGGTGTACGAGGAAATGACGTTGTAGCATTGCAAGATGCATTAAAGCAGACTGGCCACTTCAGAAGCAGTGTTAATTCAACTGGCTTCTACGGAACAATCACTGTTCAGGCTGTTCGTGATTTCCAGAGAGATAACGGTCTTACAGTTGACGGAATCGCTGGGCCACAAACATTCGGCGCTTTAAACGGTTCTAGCTCTTCATCTGCAACTCAGACAAGCACTCGTACAACTCAGACAGCTTCGGCTTCAACATCAAGCTCAACTTCCGGACAAGTTTCAAGCATCCTTTCTACTGCAAGAAGCCTAATCGGAACACCATATACTTGGGGCGGTTCTACTCCACGCGCATTTGACTGCAGTGGTTTCGTACAGTACTCATTCGCTCAGCACGGCGTGTCCCTTCCAAGGACTTCTTCACAAATGTGGAGCGCAACTACGCGTGTATCTAACCCGCAAGCTGGAGATCTCGTATTCTTCAACACTTCCGGAAGCGGCGTTTCTCACGTAGGTATCTACATTGGAAACAACCAGTTCATCCACTCTGGTGCTTCTACTGGAGTAACAATCGCGAGCATGAGCAACTCTTACTGGGCTCCTCGTTACCTAGGCGCTGGCCGAGTAAACTAA
- a CDS encoding peptidoglycan-binding protein — translation MKKMVMSLVLAGTLFAAPSLADAALGDQTLRQGMNHSDVVELQDALKSSGHFSSSVNSTGFFGSITVSAVRDFQRANGLTVDGIVGPQTFRALGANGGSSSSSSSSSSSSSASSSSSSSAATSANFSRTLRQGSSGNDVRALQDALKSTGHFSSSVNSTGFYGSVTVAAVRDFQRSNGLSVDGVAGPQTFGALGGSSSSSSSSSASSSQTSTRTTQTASASTSSASGQLSSVISTARSLTGSPYVWGGTTPRGFDCSGFIQYAFAQNGISVPRTTSQMWSATTRVSNPQPGDLVFFNTSGSGVSHAGIYLGNNQFIHSGSSTGVAVASMNSSYWGPRYLGAGRVR, via the coding sequence ATGAAAAAGATGGTTATGAGTTTAGTTTTAGCGGGGACGTTATTCGCAGCACCAAGTTTGGCAGACGCAGCTTTAGGAGATCAGACTTTACGCCAGGGCATGAACCACAGTGACGTAGTTGAATTGCAGGACGCGTTAAAGAGCAGCGGACATTTCAGCAGCAGTGTTAACTCCACAGGATTTTTCGGATCAATCACTGTAAGTGCTGTACGTGATTTCCAGAGAGCAAACGGACTTACAGTTGATGGAATTGTTGGACCACAGACTTTCCGCGCACTCGGAGCTAATGGCGGATCTTCCAGTTCTTCATCTTCATCATCAAGTTCCAGCTCTGCAAGCAGCAGCTCTTCTTCATCAGCAGCTACTTCTGCAAACTTCTCACGCACGTTGAGACAAGGTTCAAGCGGAAATGATGTAAGAGCGCTTCAGGACGCATTAAAGTCGACTGGACATTTCAGCAGCAGTGTTAACTCTACTGGATTCTACGGCTCTGTTACAGTTGCGGCTGTACGTGACTTCCAGCGTTCTAACGGACTTTCTGTTGACGGAGTTGCAGGACCACAAACGTTCGGCGCGTTAGGCGGTTCTTCAAGTTCCAGCTCAAGTTCAAGTGCTTCTTCTTCTCAGACAAGCACTCGTACAACTCAGACAGCATCTGCTTCAACAAGCTCAGCATCCGGACAGCTTTCCAGCGTTATCTCAACAGCCAGAAGCTTAACTGGTTCACCATATGTATGGGGCGGGACTACTCCACGCGGATTTGACTGCAGTGGCTTCATCCAGTACGCATTCGCTCAAAACGGAATCTCAGTTCCTAGAACTACTTCCCAGATGTGGTCTGCGACGACTCGCGTATCCAACCCACAGCCTGGCGATCTAGTATTCTTTAACACTTCCGGAAGCGGCGTTTCCCATGCTGGTATCTACCTTGGCAACAACCAGTTCATCCACTCCGGATCTTCTACTGGTGTAGCAGTAGCAAGCATGAACAGCTCATACTGGGGACCACGCTACCTTGGCGCTGGCCGTGTACGCTAA
- a CDS encoding serine protease yields the protein MKGQHIEAEIRELENRLDFLKKQLQETQEHCDHHFEGNNFMEKCLKCNKVNVLYY from the coding sequence ATGAAAGGACAGCATATTGAAGCGGAAATCAGAGAGCTGGAAAACCGGCTGGATTTTTTGAAAAAACAGCTGCAGGAAACCCAGGAACACTGTGATCATCACTTCGAAGGCAATAACTTCATGGAGAAATGTTTGAAATGCAATAAAGTGAATGTGCTTTATTATTAA
- the thiC gene encoding phosphomethylpyrimidine synthase ThiC, which yields MQTPLNEKNISIMSSFTGSKKVYVEGSRPDLKVPMREIELSPTTGTFGEEDNPPVRVYDTSGPYTDHNFTPDISKGLPAVRRNWIEERGDVEVYDGRSIKPEDNGYCDESDPRTTEKQFPGLTRKPFRAKKGKNVTQLHYAKKGIITPEMEFIAIRENMSPEFVREEVAKGRAIIPSNINHPETEPMIIGRNFHVKINANIGNSAVTSSIEEEVEKMTWATRWGADTIMDLSTGKNIHTTREWIIRNSAVPVGTVPIYQALEKVNGIAEDLTWEVYRDTLIEQAEQGVDYFTIHAGVLLRYVPMTAKRLTGIVSRGGSIMAQWCLFHHKENFLYTHFEEICEIMKAYDVAFSLGDGLRPGSIADANDEAQFAELDTLGELTKIAWEHDVQVMVEGPGHVPMHLIKENMDKQLEVCQEAPFYTLGPLTTDIAPGYDHITSAIGAAMIGWYGTAMLCYVTPKEHLGLPNKDDVREGVITYKIAAHAADLAKGHPGAQKRDDALSKARFEFRWRDQFNLSLDPERATEYHDQTLPAEGAKTAHFCSMCGPKFCSMRISQDIRNYSKENKLDVDEAFEKGMKDKAEEFKKSGSKLYL from the coding sequence ATGCAAACACCACTTAATGAAAAGAACATCTCGATTATGTCCAGCTTTACAGGCAGCAAAAAGGTTTATGTCGAAGGCTCCAGGCCAGACCTCAAAGTACCAATGCGGGAAATTGAGCTTAGTCCTACCACGGGAACGTTTGGCGAGGAGGATAATCCGCCGGTGAGAGTGTATGACACGAGCGGGCCGTACACCGACCATAATTTTACCCCGGATATCTCTAAAGGGCTTCCAGCCGTCCGCCGCAACTGGATTGAAGAGAGAGGCGACGTGGAGGTATATGATGGTAGGTCGATCAAGCCGGAAGATAACGGTTACTGTGACGAAAGTGATCCCCGAACTACTGAAAAACAGTTTCCAGGGCTAACAAGAAAACCTTTCCGTGCGAAAAAGGGGAAGAATGTTACTCAGCTCCATTATGCGAAGAAAGGGATCATCACTCCGGAAATGGAGTTTATCGCCATTCGTGAAAATATGTCACCGGAATTTGTCAGGGAGGAAGTGGCGAAAGGGAGGGCGATTATTCCGTCAAATATCAATCATCCGGAAACGGAACCGATGATCATCGGACGGAATTTTCATGTAAAAATAAACGCAAATATTGGCAACTCGGCGGTCACTTCCTCGATTGAAGAAGAAGTGGAAAAAATGACATGGGCCACACGCTGGGGCGCTGATACTATAATGGACCTTTCCACCGGGAAGAACATCCATACAACGCGGGAGTGGATCATCCGAAACTCTGCTGTTCCAGTGGGTACAGTGCCGATTTATCAGGCCCTCGAGAAGGTGAACGGGATAGCCGAAGACCTGACATGGGAGGTTTACCGTGACACCTTGATTGAGCAGGCGGAGCAGGGGGTTGATTACTTTACGATCCATGCTGGTGTACTCCTGAGATATGTGCCAATGACAGCTAAGCGGTTAACAGGAATCGTGTCCCGTGGTGGATCGATTATGGCTCAGTGGTGCCTGTTTCACCATAAAGAAAACTTCCTCTACACGCATTTTGAAGAGATCTGTGAGATTATGAAAGCATACGATGTCGCATTTTCCTTAGGGGATGGTCTCCGTCCAGGGTCGATTGCTGATGCGAATGACGAAGCGCAGTTTGCGGAACTGGATACCCTTGGGGAGCTGACGAAGATTGCGTGGGAGCATGATGTGCAGGTGATGGTGGAGGGACCTGGCCATGTACCGATGCACTTGATAAAAGAGAATATGGATAAGCAGCTGGAGGTATGCCAGGAGGCGCCATTTTATACGCTCGGACCGTTAACGACAGATATCGCGCCAGGTTATGACCATATCACTTCTGCAATCGGTGCGGCGATGATCGGCTGGTATGGTACTGCAATGCTGTGCTACGTTACACCGAAGGAGCACCTTGGCCTCCCAAACAAAGATGATGTGAGGGAAGGGGTAATTACTTATAAGATTGCGGCCCATGCAGCTGACTTGGCAAAAGGGCACCCTGGCGCGCAAAAACGGGATGATGCTTTGTCGAAGGCCCGTTTTGAATTCCGCTGGCGGGACCAGTTCAATCTGTCACTGGATCCGGAGCGTGCCACAGAATATCATGACCAGACCCTTCCGGCAGAGGGTGCGAAAACGGCACACTTTTGTTCCATGTGCGGGCCGAAATTCTGCAGCATGCGCATCTCCCAGGACATCCGTAACTACTCGAAGGAAAACAAGCTGGATGTCGATGAAGCCTTCGAAAAAGGGATGAAGGACAAAGCAGAAGAGTTTAAAAAGTCCGGGAGTAAGTTGTATTTGTAA